The Engystomops pustulosus chromosome 1, aEngPut4.maternal, whole genome shotgun sequence genome has a window encoding:
- the NEFH gene encoding neurofilament heavy polypeptide produces MLGFSMDRSLGPLTYRRPTECYLRSSSVSLTHSGSSSFQSQTRSRRSAPSYSESPEPLNGPRDEKEALQGLNERFAGYIDKVRRLEEQNHSLQQEAAALRKQQAGISAIGQLYGREIKDIRNQLLKINSENGQEQLEINRLSEDIELLRLKTQDEERLKEEAVSAERALRQYLQDCTLQSEQIGRKVQALQDEVTHLCKSHQEDVEEMLRQIQGSQVTAQQFGELPGLELASALKEIRAQLESHIGRNNMQTQEWFQVHLEKLNEASNVNTQAIRSASDEITNYRHQLQSQITQLEVLKGSQQSLERQCMDLEDRHQAEMASYQDTFHQLENELRNTKWEMSAQIREYQDLLNVKMALDIEIAAYRKLLEGEECRIGSSFDHFPFDARSPRIPSTPKHIKVKKEEKIKIVEKSDKETVIVEKQTEETHVTEEVTEEEVITSPLKSPEDGGTPEELSEEHAEENGVAEEELEDKEEDGEVHEEKPSKKEVKTGPGKQDEPPKKNDKKQENKPVIHEEKPDTAEKEESGKKEDKNKGVKKEEKGEAKEGEHATSTKKSSEKETGKKEENKDVRHEETPDNDEREGKTKQDSGKKDNKQVVKKEQGGDKEEKTKSTKKEDSIKTEDKTVDTKTKETDVSRKESKKSANKDDAMEADEGGKGKEEKHAKAQGEIKSIEKSEKPPKVEEKHLDKDDGEKSPTIEEKKKKTVNEQEKKPPTEEKKPTKVEEKQPVKEQDKKPSTEEKKPTKVEEKQPVKEQEKKTSTEEKKPSEEKKPTKVEEKQPVKEKEEKTPTEEKKPSEEKKTTKAEEKQPVKEQEKKTPTEEKKPSEEKKTTKAEEKQPVKEQEKKPPTEEKKPTKVEEKQPVKEQEKKTPTEEKKPSEEKKSTKAEEKQPVKEQEKKTPTEEKKPTKAEEKQPVKEQEKKTPTEEKKPSEEKKSSKAEEKQPVKEQEKKTPTEEKKPTKVEEKQPVKEEDKKPSKVAEKPKVNEEGKKPTKEDDKKVEETKSTKSIIKQQDMEEKIKTTVEDETVEKKLSKEEDKKTSIKVEEQKFKEEENKKLSKAEDKKTTKKEEKQPAKEEKKPTTVEESKPSKTVEKQPEKEDEQKSTEEKKTKADVKQPVKEDKKTSKTDEKTSVKTEEKQPVKEDSKKPAVIEETKKPSKEEEKKPEKTVEKQSTKEDDKKTSKLVEKKPSKEAEKPQEKVEEKVLKTSEVKTDQGPKKEKTPVTEQPSKEKKGDSPKLAKKGDTKTKPEKIEKSSGTDQIVSEPSQDAKKKEK; encoded by the exons ATGCTCGGCTTCAGCATGGATCGCTCACTAGGTCCTCTTACCTACAGAAGACCCACAGAGTGCTACCTTAGATCTAGCTCTGTTTCTCTCACCCATAGTGGCAGCAGTAGTTTTCAATCCCAGACTCGGAGTCGTAGAAGTGCCCCATCCTACAGTGAAAGTCCGGAACCTTTGAATGGGCCAAGGGATGAAAAGGAGGCCTTGCAAGGGCTAAATGAAAGGTTTGCTGGTTACATAGACAAGGTGCGGAGATTGGAAGAACAGAACCATAGTTTACAACAAGAAGCAGCAGCCTTAAGGAAGCAGCAGGCTGGCATCTCTGCTATTGGCCAATTGTATGGAAGAGAGATAAAGGATATTCGCAACCAGCTCCTAAAAATCAACTCTGAAAATGGTCAAGAACAGCTAGAAATAAACCGACTTAGTGAGGACATTGAGTTATTGAGGCTTAAGACCCAAGATGAGGAAAGACTGAAAGAAGAAGCTGTGTCTGCTGAGAGGGCACTTAGGCAGTACCTACAGGATTGTACCCTACAAAGTGAACAAATTGGTAGGAAGGTGCAGGCTCTGCAGGATGAAGTAACCCACCTGTGCAAAAGCCACCAAGAAGATGTGGAAGAAATGCTAAGGCAGATACAAGGCAGCCAAGTGACAGCACAACAATTTGGAGAATTGCCTGGATTGGAATTAGCATCGGCTCTAAAGGAAATCAGGGCTCAACTGGAAAGTCATATAGGAAGAAATAACATGCAGACCCAGGAATGGTTCCAAG TTCATTTGGAGAAACTAAACGAGGCTTCAAATGTAAATACCCAAGCCATACGTTCTGCTAGTGACGAAATAACCAACTATCGACATCAGCTTCAAAGTCAAATCACTCAGTTAGAAGTTCTGAAAGGATCCCAGCAGTCCTTGGAGAGGCAATGCATGGATCTAGAAGACCGCCATCAGGCAGAAATGGCATCTTACCAG GATACTTTTCATCAATTGGAGAATGAGCTAAGGAATACCAAGTGGGAAATGTCTGCTCAGATACGAGAGTATCAAGACTTGCTGAATGTCAAGATGGCTCTGGATATTGAAATTGCAGCATATAG AAAACTGCTTGAGGGAGAAGAATGTCGCATTGGATCCAGTTTTGACCATTTTCCATTTGATGCTAGAAGCCCAAGGATACCAAGTACACCGAAgcacataaaagtaaaaaaagaagaaaaaataaaaattgtggaAAAGTCCGACAAGGAAACAGTAATTGTTGAGAAACAGACAGAAGAAACTCATGTGACAGAAGAGGTAACTGAGGAAGAAGTAATCACATCTCCATTAAAGTCTCCTGAAGATGGGGGGACACCTGAAGAGTTGTCAGAAGAACATGCAGAAGAAAATGGTGTAGCAGAAGAAGAATTGGAAGACAAGGAGGAAGATGGAGAAGTACATGAAGAAAAGCCATCTAAGAAAGAAGTAAAAACAGGACCAGGAAAGCAAGATGAGCCTCCtaagaaaaatgacaaaaaacagGAGAATAAGCCAGTCATCCATGAAGAAAAGCCTGACACTGCTGAAAAAGAAGAGTCAGGGAAGAAAGAAGATAAGAATAAGGGAGTTAAGAAGGAAGAGAAAGGGGAAGCTAAGGAAGGAGAACATGCAACATCAACAAAAAAGTCTTCAGAAAAGGAGACAGGCAAGAAAGAGGAAAATAAAGATGTTAGACATGAAGAAACACCTGACAATGATGAGAGAGAAGGTAAAACAAAGCAAGATTCAGGAAAGAAAGACAATAAGCAAGTAGTCAAGAAAGAGCAAGGAGGGGATAAGGAAGAAAAAACTAAGTCAACAAAAAAAGAAGACTCAATTAAAACTGAGGATAAGACAGTTGACACCAAAACTAAAGAGACTGATGTTTCTAGGAAAGAATCTAAAAAGTCAGCTAATAAAGATGATGCTATGGAAGCAGATGAGGGAGGTAAGGGAAAAGAAGAGAAACATGCTAAGGCACAAGGAGAAATAAAAAGTATAGAGAAAAGTGAAAAGCCACCCAAGGTAGAAGAAAAGCATCTAGATAAGGATGATGGAGAAAAGTCACCTACAATAGAGGAGAAGAAAAAGAAGACAGTCAATGAACAGGAGAAAAAGCCACCCACTGAAGAGAAGAAACCAACTAAAGTAGAAGAAAAACAGCCAGTGAAGGAACAGGACAAAAAGCCATCTACTGAAGAGAAGAAACCAACTAAAGTAGAAGAAAAACAGCCAGTAAAGGAACAGGAGAAAAAAACATCTACAGAAGAGAAGAAACCAAGTGAAGAGAAGAAACCAACTAAAGTAGAAGAAAAACAACCAGTGAAAGAGAAGGAGGAAAAGACACCTACTGAAGAGAAAAAACCAAGTGAAGAGAAAAAAACAACTAAAGCAGAAGAAAAACAGccagtgaaggagcaggagaaaAAGACACCTACTGAAGAGAAGAAACCAAGTGAAGAGAAAAAAACAACTAAAGCAGAAGAAAAACAGccagtgaaggagcaggagaaaAAGCCACCTACTGAAGAGAAGAAACCAACTAAAGTAGAAGAAAAACAGCCAGTGAAGGAACAGGAGAAAAAAACGCCTACTGAAGAGAAGAAACCAAGTGAAGAGAAAAAATCAACTAAAGCAGAAGAAAAACAGCCAGTGAAGGAACAGGAGAAAAAGACACCTACTGAAGAGAAGAAACCAACTAAAGCAGAAGAAAAACAGCCAGTGAAGGAACAGGAGAAAAAAACGCCTACTGAAGAGAAGAAACCAAGTGAAGAGAAAAAATCATCTAAAGCAGAAGAAAAACAGCCAGTGAAGGAACAGGAGAAAAAGACACCTACTGAAGAGAAGAAACCAACTAAGGTAGAAGAAAAGCAGCCAGTGAAGGAGGAGGATAAGAAGCCATCCAAAGTTGCTGAAAAGCCAAAAGTAAACGAAGAGGGGAAGAAGCCAACTAAAGAGGATGATAAGAAGGTAGAAGAAACAAAGTCAACTAAGTCAATAATAAAGCAGCAAGATatggaagaaaaaataaaaacgaCTGTAGAAGACGAGACGGTAGAAAAGAAACTATCTAAGGAAGAAGACAAGAAAACATCTATTAAAGTAGAAGAACAGAAGTtcaaagaagaagaaaataagAAATTATCTAAAGCAGaggacaaaaaaacaacaaagaaagaagaaaaacaacCAGCAAAGGAAGAAAAGAAGCCAACTACGGTAGAGGAAAGTAAACCATCTAAAACAGTGGAAAAGCAACCAGAGAAGGAAGATGAACAAAAGTCAACAGAAGAGAAGAAAACTAAAGCAGATGTAAAGCAGCCCGTGAAAGAGGATAAGAAGACATCTAAAACGGATGAAAAAACATCAGTTAAGACAGAGGAAAAACAGCCAGTAAAGGAAGATTCAAAGAAACCAGCAGTTATAGAAGAGACCAAGAAACCAAGTAAAGAAGAGGAAAAGAAACCAGAGAAGACAGTAGAAAAGCAATCCACTAAGGAGGACGataaaaaaacatccaaattAGTGGAGAAGAAGCCAAGCAAGGAggcagaaaaaccacaagaaaagGTTGAAGAGAAGGTATTAAAGACAAGTGAAGTAAAAACAGACCAAGggcctaaaaaagaaaaaacaccagTAACAGAGCAACCTTCTAAAGAAAAAAAGGGGGATAGCCCAAAACTAGCCAAAAAAGGTGATACGAAAACTAAGCCTGAAAAAATTGAGAAGTCTTCTGGTACTGATCAGATAGTAAGTGAGCCCTCTCAAGACgctaagaaaaaagaaaagtag